The Raphanus sativus cultivar WK10039 chromosome 6, ASM80110v3, whole genome shotgun sequence sequence CGAAATAgtctatataattatttcaaattgttattaataaaaaatatatactattatcgATAGAGTTATACATTtacatatacaaacaaaaatgtaaaatattagcTATGTAAAGAATATAATTGTGTAAACACTTAAATAGACAAATAAGAAATCACACTTTGAATACTAtttcatataaaaatgtttatattttatttttaacatatttaaataaaactttatagaTTATTAAAACAAACTCGCGCGTAGCGCGAGTTGAAAACCTAGTCTTAGTTAAAAAtgtcataaaccaaaaaaaatcttattatataaaaagaaaaatgtaaaagactttttaatgctaattttcctgtattcaaatcctaattaaGAAGTTCAtaacccaaatttttttttatatataaaaacgatttaaaaaggtaaaagtaaaaaaaaaaataaagataactatgaaagaaataaaaaaacaactgtaaagaaatattaattgctaattttccttctttttttaagTCAAAGACTTTTTAATGTTAACTAGGTGTATTCCTGCACCATATGcagtaatttgtttttaaatcaaacatatatttaaaattaaatattattaaatattatagattttattatttattactaatatttaatatatatttgatatatatttaatatatattaaatcaatttttataacactaataaaatgatataaaattttataaatataaaaaatttagccttaaacaatatttataaaagttgttgatatattaaaaatcaataatcttacgattagatatttaacttttttttaaattgtagaattttttgaaagttttaacaatacaaattatataattatataaaataacaatttcgaatttgaaatgttatatatatttttttaaatctaacttatatttaaaaataaattttaataaatattatagatttactattttcttactaatatttaatatatatttgatatatattaaatcaatttgtataaaactaataaaatgatataaaagtgtataattataaaacaattagtctaaataatatttataaatttttgatatataagaaactaataatcttacgtttagatatttaaactttttaaaaattgtagattttttgaaagttttagtaatacaaattgtataattatacaaaacaaaaataatatttcgaaatttgaaatgttatatatgaatatatttattttatagatgatgtatgagctattaccatatttttaagagagtttactaaaaataaatatcaatattaaatataatatatgaattattaccatattctaataaatttgtcaaaaatataaatcaacattaaataaaattatccatgtcatattttttcggaagccatgtcatcaattttagtagtcatgtcatatttgttttgtgaaactgattttAAAGAGGaaatgtggcaaaatcacttcgcaaataattaGGGGATTTTACTTAATTCAAACCCtagaaacaattattttatagcAATTTATTTGTTTCTAAGATTCTAAAGAGAAGATAATTGTATAAGGTTATACAACAgtaatttttctatttctaaaatcctgataaaaatgtaaaggagtatttaatattattttttatttttttgttgtaaataaaaatgatatttataaaatataacatttttccTCTTAAAAAAAtctagcaaaataaaattttaaaaacttatttaataaaacattagattagtacataagaaaatgtataatGTTATCATTTATTTGATTGGCGTTATTCGactttcaattttattatttttcattcaatttcttattttggGTTGGGTTCAATTCAAAAATTTaggtataatgtttttttttctaattcaaGTAGAaagttgataacaatttatctatgtaccattattataaaatacaaattttaatttgaacttatgtataaaaattatttttagttataaaataaatctcacatatgcaaatcaatcataaaactattataaatgattattattttatgttttctattaaattaaacatcaaacaaaaccgttgcaacgcaacgggctcatatctagtatatatatataaattcctCTCATGTAACAAAAGGGAAAATCATTTTTGTCTATCTATGATTCTAGTTACTACTTTCCCTATATAATATACTAGACggctatatttttaatttcattctCATATTTTGTTCTTAAGCAGATTCACCATTTTATTGATAAACATGTTTAcagtttaaatgaaaaaaatatataacataatctGCTTATTGGCTTCAATAAGGTTTAAGTGAAAACaatatgtaatataattttcttttattaatttcgTTGAATAATCTTTACTAgtatattttttagaagtttagGAAATTTTTTATATCTTGATATATGTATTTACATCCATAAAATAGCTgggaatatatatttaactaggtgttttcctgcaccatgtgcagttaaaaaaattaaaatattttctaacagataaatataaattatatttatttttattaatattataaattttctttttcttattaatattttaatttaaattgatttaactgaacattaaaattaagataaaaacaattttgtttattttgaaatatatttaagaatgtgcatgtatatatttaaaattataatcttaggtagatttttcaatctatttattttaattaaatatgtaaaattgcataattgtcaaaaaattaaaattaaacaatatttataaaatctgtagatatatatatatatatatatatatatatatatatataagaaactaatgattttacgatttaatttgattttatgatttaatttttataattttctaaaaatatgtatatatttttgaaatatttttaatttaaatgatatttcaaaatttgaaatgccaattgaatatatttattttaatgatgatttatgagttattaccatatttttaaaagtccaaaaatataaatcgacaataaatgtaatacatgagttattaccatatttaaaaagtttaccaaaaatataaattaatattaaatataattgtccatatcatattaatctataagacatgtcatcaattttagtagccatgtcatattatttttgtgaaaatgattgtagaagacatgtggcaaaatcacttctcaaatatagtctaggggataaaaatttcataattttcaaaaattaaaattaaaaaacatttataaaatctgtagatatataagaaactaatgattttacaatttaatttgattttatgatttaatttttgtaattttctaaaaatatttatatattttgaaatatttttaatttaaatgatatttcgaaatttgaaatgccataattgaatatatttattttaatgatgatttatgagttattaccatattttaaaaaagtccaaaaatataaatcgaaaataaatgtaatatatgagttattaccatattttaaaaagtttaccaaaaatataaattaacattaagtataattgtccatgtcatattaatctataagacatgtcatcaattttattagtcatgtcatattatttttgtgagaatgattgtagagaagacatgtggcaaaaattgttcatgtcatattaatctataagacatgtcatcaattttagtagccatgtcatattatttttgtgagaatgattatagagaagacatgtggcaaaatcacttctcaaatatagtctaggggatttcGACAAACGTAACAATTATGAAATGCGTTTTCATTATTCATAGAGCAATAATTTGTATAATCTCCGGTTTTATTTGTACTGTTTATGAAACCGCACGTTTGAAACAAAGCTGTTATATATGAATGGTGGTCTAACGAACGCGGTTTGGAACCGCAATCATAATGTCACCATTCATAACCGTAGTCGATGTGAACAAGATCTAGATACAATTTTGACTTGACTAGACAGTGAACACATGTATTCCTTCAGTCAATTCCCAtgataagaattttttttgccGTTTTTTCGACGTTTTCTTCCCCCTATAAAATGACACTAAAGTATCCTTAAAGTCTTAAACCAACATTCTCAATTTTCCAACCAACAAGAAAAATGGCAAACCAACTTCAAGATTCCTCAACCACTTCCCAGAGCCCAGTCTCATAAGAGAAGAACAACTTGACGACGAAGCCGTGAGCTTGCAAGCAGATAGCCTCGTGACCACAATGGCTTTACCCATGGTTCTTAAAGCGGCCTTGGAGCTTGGCGTTATCGAAACCATAACAGCCGTAGATGAAGGCGTATGGCTCTCGTCTTATGAGATTGCCCTTCGTCTCCCGACCAAACCAACCAATCCAGAGGCACCGGTTTTGTTGGACCGGATGCTAATTTTAATAGCCAATCACTCGATCTTGAAGCACCGTTTGGTTGATACAGGAGAAAACGGAGAGACCAAGATGGTATATGCAGTTGGACCGATTTGCACATTTTTCTTCAACCGTGGAGACGGCTGGGGTTCTCTTGCGCCTCTCTTCATGATAAACCTAAGCGAAGTTTATTTCAAGACATGGTACATACTTCTTCATTATTCATGTAATAACTAAACTAGTTTAACAACAATGTTCTATAAATAACGCGTAGTCAAGTAAcaattggtttttttttatgttttttcattCATAGGATGCATCTCAAAGATGTGATATTAGAAGGAAAGGATGCATTCACCTGCGCACATGGCAAGAGTTTTTTTCGAATACACTTGTTCGAACCAACAATTCGGTGAGATGTTTAACGGGGCAATCTCAAAAGCTTCCAGGTTTACCATGAATAAGGTTTTAGAAGTTTACCGAGGATTTGAAGACGTAAACACTTTGGTGGATGTGGGAGGAGGAAACGGAACTGCTATAAGTCTAGTGGTTTCTAAATATCCTCATATTAAGGGCATCAATCTCGATCTAGCCTGTGTTATAGCCGATGCTCCTCTTTATCCAGGTATAACACATAATTGATCAAATTAATAgacaaattttagttttgaaatgcTAGTTTTCGTAGctcttaaaaatattacattattttGCTCTATTCTAAAATCTTGTTACATATAGGAGTGGAGCATGTTTCAGGAGACATGTTTACAGAAATTCCAAAAGGAGATGCTATGTTTTTAAAAGtaagttcatatatatatatatatatatatataacttttagaAAACATGTACTATTGTAATGGAACTCTTTATCGTTACCAAATATTTAAAGTCTGTTGTCCATCATGTATTAACAAGAGAAAAATTGATATGTTAATGACAGTGGATACTACATTGTTGGAATGACGAAGACTGTGTAAAGAACTAAAAAATTGTAGGAGAAGTCTCTCTGAAACAGGAAAAGTGATAATAGTCGACGTGCTTAAGCCGACACAACCAAATATCAACGACTTGTATTGGACCAATGCGTTCGCCAAGGACATGGTGATGTGTACGTTCTTATCGGGTGGTAGGGAGAGGTCTTTTCCCGAGTTCAAGACTCTGGCCTTCAATTCCGGTTTTCGTCGTTTTCAAATAGATTTTTTAGATTCGTATTATATTATCGAACTCCGcaaataaattcataaatttataaagaaaGTACTAGTACATGTGGGAACAAGGGGTGAAGACAAGTTTACAAAGAAGTACTAGTAcacccaaaaaaataattatatttataattatgttttctttttgctaaaagtttataattatgTTCTTAAACCATTGAAACATGTTGGGTCGACAATCTATTTCCCCACAATAATTATCATATAGCATAAATTTTCACCAAACTATGACCTCGTTCTAAATctccacaaaataaaaattgtagacTTATTTCTCTATTATAGTTTGAAATCTAATTATCCATAGATCAATGATTTTAATTGGTTTACTTGTTTAGTCAGTTTGTTCTTaaccaaataattttaaattaactaaaccaaataaaaatcaattattaaatataacttttttaaaaaaagttattatctTTTCAGAAACATTTATTCTCATTCTTCATTATCatcaataaattattaatttttgatgAAGTCTATGTAGTGAAGTCTTAAATTGTTCCTCGGTGGCTTGAGCTTTAGATAGCCATTTGTAGTGACATTGCCATGTGCCGCTCGGATTTGGTAATAGCGGAGATGGTGTCAACCATCGAATGAGAATTCGAGTGAAGATAAACAATATTGACCTTCGCTACATTGATTTTGTATTGGTTtactttttcttatttgtctCAAAAGAAGGTTTGGGCGAATATCTTTTGATGTATTAGATgatttgatttgaaaaaaaaaagatatatgaagaaaatgaatttttcattaaaaaaataatatacatatatatatatatatatatatatatatatatatatatatatatatatattgatttaaattatttggtttaaaataaattgattaaaaGAAGTAAACCAATTAAAATCATTGGTCTATATGGATAATTAGGTTTTAACCTATCAAATCAGGACAAACAAATTTACAAACTATTTAACATGAGGTGGGGATCTAATGTTATACGATAAAAATAGATTGTTGATCGATCCATACAACCCTATTTCATACATCTGATAATAATTCTTCTCAAGTCAACAGAGAGGTTTGACCAGAAACTCTACAAAGCTTAAACTTGTAAACACTCGTACCTCTAACCTCCTTCTCTAACCAGTACTTATCAACCAAATACAATCCATCATACACATACCGTTTCCCTTTCTTATCCAGCCTCTCTTCGCCACGTATCACTCTCACTAAACTCCTCTTCCTCATGCTATTAGCCAAAGCCAAGTTCCCTTTAACCAGTCTCTGATCTTCAGTTTTCTTTTCCTTGCTCACCACGTTACCTCCTTCACCTGTATAAACCACAACACCAGCACCAAACTTATCGCTGTAACCATACCCTTCTGAGGCAACGATGCTTGTTGCAAGCTTAACATCTCCGATGCTCATGTAATCGATCCCGCACATGGTCTTGAAATGAAGCCCGACAAGACGGAGTTCGGTTTTGTACTGAAACTCGTCTCCAACGTTGATTCCAGGAACCAGACCGATTCTCTTCTCTGTGTTGACTAGTTTCCCCATCTTCTCTAATACATCTAGCGCTCTGATGTCTATCCTAGCTGTAGCATCGAATAAGTCTCCACCGAGGCGCCTCGCTTGTTTATCTCGATCTAGCTGTTTGAACACGTCTTTGAAATGACGCAGGACCTCAAGCACTTGCTCACGAGGAGTGAGATCGTGTTGTTGATCAGAGCTTCTAATCTCTGCTTCTTGTTTGAAACAAGCTCCTTTAAGCTTTGGAGCTGCAGCAAGAACATGTTGATCAGAGCTTCTAAACGCTGCTTCTTGTTTCCCTCTAAGCTTTGGATCCGCAAAGCCACGATCATGGAGAGAGTTTCTGAACGCTGGCTCTTGTTTGAGACAGGTCCTCTCACGTTTGGGAGCAGCTGCAGCAACATCACAATCATGACGAACAGAGATGTTAAACCGTGCAGGGTCTTCTTGCTTGAGACAATtagtttcttttggtttaagagGTGCAACGAGAACATGGTCATGACGATCGGAGTTTCTATAAGGCCTCGAATCTGGATGATCAGTAGTTCTTGGAATCTTGATGGAACTCTGAGAGTGAGTCCCACAGCCAAGTGGGTAATCTCGAACGGCGTAGACGATTGATCGCTTACGTGAAGCATCCATCTTCTTCCTGTGAAAACATTACAAGTCGATTCCTTTACAAATCGATTCAATAATCAGTTGGCTGATTTCGATTTCTACACATTTGAGGATTTTTACTCGATTTTTTTTCCGAAGCAGTGTGTGAGATAGATCATTGAGAATGAGAAGACTACATAATCTTTCTCTCTATCAAACTTTCACAATGATGAGCCCAGAGCTAAGGAGAAATGCATTACCCGATGATCAAGTAGAGTAACGACTgatcgatcttcttcttcttctagctCGTCTGCGTTTTCTTTCTCCGGCTCCGACGAAGCTAACCGTCGACGGAActaacaaaaggaaaaaaatactATCTGGTAGAGAGAATTAGTGGAGACTTTGACTAACTTTTTATTTCTCAATATATACTCACTCAACACCGTTTGTTTTTTATGGGTCCCACAATGCTAACCCATAAGGTTCGTATGATTGCTTTTGCGTGAAAAGTAAttgcaattaaaaataaatatttggtaatgatttttaaattagtaaataaaaaaaaaacgtattCTTCAAGTTTGTAAAAAAGTAGATTACATGAGTGGAAATCCTAGTTTAATTTAGTGGTTTTACCAAGGTTTATTGATACGTTTAACACCAAAAacctatattttaaaattttcacagaaaataatttagtaacagttataaagattaattaaaatacttACCAAAGTTCTTCGTTATGGTGTAAATAGAAATAAAGTTCAATGTGGTATCGAATATAGCGAAATTGTCAATTGTAAAACAGTATATATTAtgattttcataatttgtaattaacataaaaaataactattacatttttttaataattaaaataattacttACTAAATATTTATGCCAATGGTAtcaaaatactattaaatatgtTCTCATGAATCTCATCTTTTtgagcaaaagaaaaagattttaaaaggaaacaaaacttGCTTCTTCTCCAAGTTTAGTAGTAAGAGCAACAAGAAGACAATATATGACCGCCAAAAAGTGCCCTTACATAAAAATccttcctttttattatattatatatctaccAGTTGATTGCACTTTCTAATGCAGAAAAATCTCATTTGGCCACATTTTTCTCAGACAAAGCCGAAAGTGTTTTCTCTTCAGATCAGTAGAGATAAAGGGAGAGAGATTTTTAGAAGGTCTTTGTTCTGAGAACACCAGTTGAGATTGACAAACATTCATTCATATCATATGAAGAAGCTCTGCTTGAGGGTATGATCCATTCGACGGCACATCAACAAGAAGATCCTGATCAGAAGTATCATTATCTTCATAGCTAAACGCCACAGATCCGCCGTAGCTCATATGGCTAAAGGAAGAGACACTGTTCTCTACAATCTCTTTCGTTTCCATGTGTTTTGATCTAACCTTCAGCACTTCTTTGGAGCTCTTCATCACAACCCTTGTCTCTGGAGAATTCAAAACTCAAACTAATCAGAAACAATACTTAATTTTTATTGCAGAAAGTTGTGGACTGGAACTACTGAAGAATCTTTGGATTCACCTGAGAAGTTTTGGTTTAGGCTTTCACAAGGTCTTTCAATGGATACTAAACTATTATCATCTGATGTATTCGGGTTTGAGACCCTTGATGTTGTAGTAACAGACTCTTCAATCTCTTTTCTCTGTTCCTGAAGCAAAGATTTACTTAAACCAAAGCCGCAAGACAAGAAACTATTTTGTTTCAAGAAGAGTATATGACGTTAAACCTTGAGCATCTGATAGCTTTCCAACAAATGAGATTTTTTAGGATCTGATAAAGCAAGCTTTGCAAGTGTCTTAGAGTCTTCAAGTTTTGAtccagaggaagaagatgatgtacCAAAGACACCATCTGCAACTAGTTGCTGAAACAAGGAGAAGTTTTCTTTGAACTGAGAACTCTCAAACATGCTCATGAGGCTGgccaaatagaaaaaaaaaatacattgtaAGAACTCAGAAGTAGCTGATGAAACAAATCTGTAAAGATTGAAGTTGCATTAACCTATGAGGAAGATCAACAGAGTCAACTTCAGGAAGTAGTTTCATCAGTTTCTGCTGCTCTTCCTTTGTGAATTTTTCTATGAACTCATCAAAGTTGAAAACATCCTGCACAAAACatccaaataaatattttgaaaagaaaaaaaaaattgttgggaGCTGCAAATGAATTTTACCTTCAAATCTATGTTACAGAGTGGTAAACTATGTCTTCCCAAGACTTGAGATTTGGTCCTGCAACCAATAAACATCATTAAACATTTGCTTAAATCTTAGTCTTTACTTGTC is a genomic window containing:
- the LOC108810098 gene encoding YDG domain-containing protein At5g47150-like, whose translation is MDASRKRSIVYAVRDYPLGCGTHSQSSIKIPRTTDHPDSRPYRNSDRHDHVLVAPLKPKETNCLKQEDPARFNISVRHDCDVAAAAPKRERTCLKQEPAFRNSLHDRGFADPKLRGKQEAAFRSSDQHVLAAAPKLKGACFKQEAEIRSSDQQHDLTPREQVLEVLRHFKDVFKQLDRDKQARRLGGDLFDATARIDIRALDVLEKMGKLVNTEKRIGLVPGINVGDEFQYKTELRLVGLHFKTMCGIDYMSIGDVKLATSIVASEGYGYSDKFGAGVVVYTGEGGNVVSKEKKTEDQRLVKGNLALANSMRKRSLVRVIRGEERLDKKGKRYVYDGLYLVDKYWLEKEVRGTSVYKFKLCRVSGQTSLLT